One genomic region from Salifodinibacter halophilus encodes:
- a CDS encoding heat-inducible transcriptional repressor HrcA — EKVRPLLNIIEQEKDIYRLLRKQSQKGVQVSIGRENELHGMENCSLITAPYPVGEEQLGSIAILGPTRMEYSRVITVLNRVASDLS; from the coding sequence GAAAAAGTGCGCCCGCTTCTGAACATCATTGAGCAGGAAAAAGACATTTACCGTCTGCTTCGCAAGCAAAGCCAAAAAGGGGTGCAGGTGTCGATCGGCCGGGAAAACGAATTGCACGGCATGGAAAACTGCAGCCTCATAACGGCACCATACCCGGTCGGCGAGGAGCAGCTCGGATCGATCGCGATTCTCGGGCCGACGCGCATGGAGTATTCGCGCGTCATCACGGTGTTGAACCGGGTCGCTTCCGATTTGTC